From a region of the Nitrospira sp. genome:
- the groL gene encoding 60 kDa chaperonin encodes MSAKHVRFSRDARERMLRGVDILANAVKVTLGPKGRTVVIEKLYGPPRTSKDGVIVANEIELEDKFENMGAQMVRQVAQKTNEIAGDGTTTATVLAQAIMREGLKLVAAGMNPMDLKRGIDKAVLATVEELKKISKPCTTSKEIAQVGSISANSDDNIGKIIADAMDKVGKEGVITVEDGKSLENELDVVEGMQFDRGYLSPYFINNPDRQVAILEDPFILLHDKKISNIRDLLPVLEQVAKAGKPLLIVAEDVDGEALATLVVNNMRGIVKVCAVKAPGFGDRRKAMLEDIAILTGGQVISEDLGLKLENVKLTDLGRAKRVTIDKDNTTIVEGYGDQKKIEGRVKQIKAQIQETTSDYDREKLQERLAKIVGGVAVINVGAATETEMKEKKARVEDALHATKAAVEEGIVPGGGVAYLRCLKALDTIKLEGDQQVGVNIVRRALEEPIRQIAANAGLEGSVVVNAVKAESKSSMGFNASNEQYVDMLEAGIIDPTKVSRCALQNASSVAGLMLTTEVMITDLPEEKKEPAMGGHGHSHGMEGMY; translated from the coding sequence ATGTCCGCCAAGCACGTAAGATTTTCCCGCGACGCGCGCGAGCGCATGCTGCGCGGCGTCGATATTCTCGCCAATGCCGTGAAGGTGACCCTCGGTCCGAAGGGACGCACGGTCGTCATCGAAAAATTATACGGTCCGCCACGGACCTCCAAGGACGGCGTCATCGTCGCCAACGAGATCGAGTTGGAGGACAAGTTCGAGAACATGGGCGCGCAGATGGTACGCCAGGTCGCTCAGAAGACGAACGAGATCGCTGGGGATGGCACGACGACGGCGACCGTGCTCGCCCAGGCTATCATGCGCGAGGGCCTGAAGCTGGTTGCCGCCGGCATGAACCCGATGGACTTGAAGCGCGGCATCGACAAGGCGGTGCTGGCCACCGTCGAGGAGCTCAAGAAGATCAGCAAGCCCTGCACGACCTCCAAGGAGATCGCCCAGGTCGGCTCCATCTCCGCCAACTCCGACGACAACATCGGCAAGATCATCGCCGACGCGATGGACAAGGTCGGCAAGGAAGGCGTGATCACGGTCGAGGACGGCAAGTCGCTCGAGAACGAGCTGGACGTCGTCGAAGGCATGCAGTTCGACCGCGGCTACCTCTCCCCGTACTTCATCAACAACCCGGACCGCCAGGTCGCGATCCTGGAAGACCCGTTCATCCTCCTGCACGACAAGAAGATCTCGAACATCCGCGACCTCCTGCCGGTGCTCGAGCAGGTCGCCAAGGCGGGCAAGCCGCTGCTCATCGTCGCGGAAGATGTGGACGGCGAGGCGCTCGCGACCCTGGTCGTGAACAACATGCGTGGCATCGTGAAGGTGTGCGCGGTCAAGGCCCCGGGCTTCGGCGATCGTCGCAAGGCGATGCTGGAAGACATCGCCATTCTTACGGGCGGTCAGGTCATTTCCGAGGATCTCGGTTTGAAGCTCGAGAACGTGAAACTCACCGACCTCGGGCGCGCCAAGCGCGTGACGATCGATAAGGACAATACGACGATCGTCGAAGGCTACGGCGACCAGAAGAAGATCGAGGGCCGGGTGAAGCAGATCAAGGCTCAGATCCAGGAGACGACCTCGGACTACGACCGGGAGAAACTCCAGGAGCGGCTCGCGAAGATCGTGGGCGGGGTTGCCGTCATCAATGTCGGCGCCGCAACGGAGACCGAAATGAAGGAGAAGAAGGCCCGCGTGGAAGACGCGCTTCACGCGACCAAGGCGGCCGTCGAAGAGGGTATCGTTCCGGGCGGTGGCGTGGCCTATCTCCGTTGCCTCAAGGCGTTGGACACCATCAAGCTGGAAGGCGACCAGCAAGTCGGCGTCAACATCGTGCGCCGGGCGCTCGAAGAGCCGATTCGCCAGATCGCGGCGAACGCCGGCCTCGAAGGGTCGGTGGTCGTGAACGCCGTCAAGGCCGAAAGCAAATCCTCAATGGGATTCAATGCTTCCAACGAGCAGTACGTGGACATGCTCGAAGCCGGCATCATTGACCCAACGAAGGTGTCGCGCTGCGCACTGCAGAACGCCTCCAGCGTCGCAGGCCTGATGTTGACCACCGAGGTGATGATCACCGACCTGCCGGAGGAGAAGAAAGAGCCGGCGATGGGTGGTCATGGTCATAGCCACGGCATGGAAGGCATGTACTAA